A DNA window from Thermococcus sp. 4557 contains the following coding sequences:
- a CDS encoding TrmB family transcriptional regulator translates to MEEKEIKARLKEFGLNEYEVRAYLTLIKNGALTAGELATLSKVPQPRIYDVIRTLMAKGFVTTSQGRPKQVIPLSPDSVMDALKRRYNERIDEIKSALEKLYTPRGEIGSVTVVKSRITFEEHVKKAIEKARFHLSIAVPREFLRKIGGQLAAKKEDGVRINLFVYGNGEIPAIASEIRAREVPDPILIIQDREEGVYLPYEALTSSSSLLGYGLIIRDNNLLFMLNRYFYHALWPTGRVVYREERRLKLPREYIHIRELVEDIKTFNLEGAKVEVIGKFVRSRKPVHLVGRVVEFFEDDNKVISNITVKTEDGARYVVGGWNASLEDIEAERIVLFE, encoded by the coding sequence CAATGAATATGAGGTCAGGGCGTATCTTACACTCATAAAGAACGGAGCGCTGACGGCAGGGGAGCTCGCGACGCTCTCGAAGGTGCCCCAGCCCAGGATATACGACGTGATAAGGACGCTCATGGCCAAGGGATTCGTCACGACGAGCCAGGGCAGGCCCAAACAGGTAATCCCCCTCAGCCCGGACAGCGTCATGGACGCTTTGAAGAGGCGCTACAATGAGCGGATTGACGAGATCAAGAGCGCTTTGGAGAAGCTCTACACTCCGAGAGGGGAGATTGGAAGCGTAACTGTCGTCAAGAGCAGGATAACGTTCGAGGAGCACGTGAAGAAGGCCATCGAGAAGGCCAGGTTTCATCTGAGCATTGCCGTTCCCAGAGAATTCCTTAGAAAAATCGGGGGACAACTCGCCGCCAAAAAGGAAGATGGCGTAAGGATAAACCTCTTCGTTTACGGCAATGGTGAGATTCCAGCGATCGCCAGCGAAATAAGGGCTAGGGAAGTTCCTGATCCGATACTCATCATCCAGGACAGAGAAGAAGGAGTTTACCTGCCCTATGAGGCGCTGACGTCGAGCAGTTCTCTACTCGGCTACGGACTCATCATAAGGGACAACAACCTCCTCTTCATGCTCAACCGCTACTTCTACCACGCCCTCTGGCCGACCGGGAGAGTAGTTTATCGCGAGGAGCGCAGGCTCAAGCTTCCGAGGGAGTACATCCACATAAGGGAGCTGGTGGAGGACATAAAGACCTTCAATCTGGAGGGGGCAAAGGTTGAGGTTATAGGGAAGTTCGTTCGCTCCAGGAAACCGGTACACCTCGTGGGCAGGGTGGTGGAGTTTTTTGAGGATGACAACAAGGTCATTTCTAACATTACCGTCAAGACCGAGGACGGAGCCAGGTACGTCGTCGGCGGCTGGAACGCGTCACTTGAGGACATCGAGGCCGAGCGGATAGTCCTTTTCGAGTGA
- a CDS encoding glycerate kinase — protein MDARTTALEIMRYAIKSADPYLAVKRNLRIEGNKLVISGERFPVGGKIYLLAFGKAACSMARAVVDTLGERIEEGVIITKYGYAEDCPRTERLKVIEAGHPVPDENSLLGGKLGLELAEKVGENDILLVLISGGGSALFLLPEEGITLEDKIGTNELLLKSGAKIYEINTVRKHISAVKGGKLAKRVRGRVISLILSDVVGDPLEAIASGPTVKDPTTFQDAYRILKLYGVWEKLPKSVKRHIELGLGGKAEETLKEDLPNVHNFIVGSNTLSCESALAKAKELGYNALLLTTTLEGEAREIALAIGSIVQEIAKYDRPVPKPAVLIAGGEWTVTIEGKAGLGGPNQEFALSIARKIYGLNAVVLAVDTDGTDGPTDAAGGIVDGKTLGLLREAGVDVEEVLRRHDAYNALEKAGALLRTGPTGTNVNSLVVAVIPKGRQ, from the coding sequence ATGGACGCCAGAACTACCGCACTGGAGATTATGCGATATGCGATTAAAAGCGCCGACCCTTACCTCGCGGTGAAAAGGAACCTTAGGATTGAGGGGAACAAACTGGTCATTTCTGGTGAGAGGTTCCCGGTTGGTGGGAAAATCTATCTCCTGGCCTTCGGCAAGGCAGCGTGCTCCATGGCGAGAGCAGTCGTTGATACCCTCGGGGAGCGTATTGAGGAAGGAGTTATCATCACGAAGTACGGCTACGCAGAGGACTGCCCGAGAACGGAAAGGCTGAAGGTCATCGAGGCCGGACACCCCGTTCCAGACGAGAACTCCCTCTTGGGCGGAAAGCTCGGACTCGAACTGGCCGAGAAGGTTGGGGAGAATGACATCCTCCTCGTCCTTATCTCCGGTGGTGGGAGTGCGCTCTTCCTTCTCCCTGAGGAGGGAATAACACTGGAGGACAAGATCGGGACGAACGAGCTCCTCCTGAAGAGCGGGGCAAAGATATACGAGATAAACACTGTGAGAAAGCACATCTCGGCAGTCAAGGGCGGCAAGCTGGCGAAGCGCGTGAGGGGTAGGGTGATAAGCCTGATCCTCTCGGACGTCGTCGGCGACCCGCTTGAGGCGATAGCATCGGGCCCGACCGTGAAGGACCCGACCACCTTCCAAGACGCCTACCGGATTTTAAAGCTCTACGGGGTCTGGGAGAAGCTTCCGAAGAGCGTTAAGAGACACATCGAGCTGGGACTGGGGGGGAAGGCGGAGGAAACCCTCAAGGAAGACCTCCCGAACGTCCACAACTTCATAGTTGGAAGCAACACCCTCTCCTGCGAATCTGCCCTGGCGAAGGCGAAGGAGCTCGGCTACAACGCCCTGCTTCTCACAACGACCCTAGAAGGCGAGGCCAGGGAGATAGCCCTGGCGATAGGCTCGATAGTCCAGGAGATAGCAAAATACGACCGCCCGGTTCCAAAGCCGGCCGTCCTAATAGCCGGCGGCGAGTGGACTGTGACCATTGAGGGAAAGGCCGGCCTCGGCGGGCCGAATCAGGAGTTTGCCCTGAGTATCGCCAGAAAGATATATGGATTAAACGCCGTGGTTCTGGCGGTTGATACAGATGGAACGGACGGGCCAACCGATGCTGCCGGCGGGATAGTCGACGGGAAAACGCTTGGACTTCTCAGGGAAGCCGGGGTGGACGTCGAGGAAGTCCTCAGAAGGCACGACGCCTATAACGCGCTGGAAAAGGCCGGCGCACTCCTCAGGACTGGACCAACTGGAACCAACGTGAACTCGCTGGTGGTGGCGGTCATCCCGAAGGGACGCCAGTAG
- a CDS encoding radical SAM protein, with the protein MKVRVIERRAKSIYTKSKIPGVEWAVNQYVGCAFACEYCYAKFLTRWKDYGRWGSWVEVKTNAPDLARKHVSGSVVMSTVSDPYQPIEAELKLTRRVLRYMDKRNELSVLTKSPLVTRDIDIFKEFRTIEVGLTINGFRGREKRLFEPLTPVHEARVNALKELHEAGLKTYVFVSPIIPEITDVSAIVEDTRGFADCYFFEVLNLRASGREFQELLRDEYPESYEVLTDDEAFEGFLWGLKKEIRALRVKAEGIETHREGWEFIEL; encoded by the coding sequence ATGAAGGTTCGGGTTATAGAGAGGCGCGCCAAGAGCATCTACACCAAATCGAAGATTCCGGGCGTGGAGTGGGCGGTCAACCAGTACGTCGGCTGTGCCTTCGCATGCGAGTACTGCTACGCCAAGTTTCTGACGAGGTGGAAGGACTACGGGAGATGGGGGAGCTGGGTCGAGGTCAAGACCAACGCACCCGACCTGGCGAGAAAGCACGTTTCTGGGAGCGTCGTCATGTCAACGGTGAGCGACCCGTATCAGCCGATAGAGGCCGAGCTAAAGCTTACGAGAAGGGTGTTGAGGTACATGGACAAGCGGAACGAACTTTCGGTGCTCACCAAGTCCCCCCTGGTAACCAGGGACATCGACATTTTCAAGGAGTTCCGGACGATAGAGGTCGGCCTCACGATAAACGGCTTTAGGGGGAGAGAAAAGAGGCTGTTTGAACCGCTGACACCAGTTCACGAGGCGAGGGTTAACGCCCTTAAGGAACTCCACGAGGCGGGCTTGAAAACGTACGTCTTCGTCAGCCCGATAATTCCAGAGATAACGGACGTTTCCGCCATAGTGGAGGACACGAGGGGCTTCGCGGACTGCTACTTCTTCGAAGTGCTCAACCTCCGTGCATCGGGAAGGGAATTCCAGGAACTCCTCCGCGATGAGTACCCGGAAAGCTACGAGGTTCTGACCGATGATGAGGCCTTTGAAGGGTTCCTGTGGGGACTGAAGAAGGAGATAAGGGCCCTACGCGTGAAGGCGGAGGGGATAGAGACCCACAGGGAAGGCTGGGAGTTCATAGAGCTGTGA